From the Gouania willdenowi chromosome 19, fGouWil2.1, whole genome shotgun sequence genome, one window contains:
- the asah2 gene encoding neutral ceramidase, with protein MSARKPVCCGCSSLEVILSVLFVLMTTVSVTLIALTIVEQTEVPPPTPSPEPEHTPYLIGAGRADCTGPPADVPLMGYASTEQVAAGIHTRLYSRAFIIDDGKQRVVFVTADVGMISQRLRLEVLRALQVKYGSLYGRDNVLLSGTHTHCGPAGYFQYTLFMITSKGYIKAAIQPLVEGIVRSIDIAHRNMRPGRIYRSRGELQESSLNRSPHSYANNPKDERLRYDSNTDKQVVVLKFTDQDGDGIGMLSWFAVHAVSMNYTNRMISSDNMGYASYLLEQDKNPGELPGQGGFVAGFSSSNLGDVSPNIKGPRCMNTGLPCDYLNSSCPVGGTKMCKAFGPGEDMFESTRIIGHNIYLKAKELYSNAVEEVTGSVQSAHQWVNMTDVTVQINETHTARTCKPALGHSFAAGTTDGGGDLNFTQGAVEGDPFWDGIRDALVGPPSNETQECHHPKPILFSTGEMNWPLPWHPQIVDVQIITIGSVAIVAIPGEMTTMSGRRLREAVTQELQSEGSFLDSEVVIAGLSNIYTHYITTYEEYQVQRYEGASTIFGPHTLSAYLLKYRGLAKAIAQDRVSELPSGPEPPFFEENLFNLLPAAPVDRKPENSSFGDVLEEVYPVYRPGDVVSVTFVAGNPRHSGDIRDKTFVTVEIFDNRTKTWEVIHTDASWETRFHWLKGSGQQSNATVEWFIPPTAPRGSYRIQHFGHFKGRKNFLNFIQPYNGSSQVFTVTDSFYYH; from the exons ATGTCGGCTAGGAAACCAGTCTgctgtggatgctcctcactagAGGTGATACTCTCCGTCCTCTTTGTTCTCATGACGACGGTCTCCGTGACGCTTATTGCCTTGACGATTGTTGAACAAACAG AAGTACCACCCCCTACTCCCAGTCCAGAACCTGAACACACGCCGTATCTGATTGGAGCTGGCCGGGCCGACTGTACCGGGCCGCCTGCCGACGTCCCACTG atgggTTATGCCAGCACTGAGCAGGTGGCAGCAGGTATACACACTCGTCTCTACAGTCGAGCCTTCATTATCGATGACGGAAAGCAAAGAGTTGTTTTTGTCACCGCAGACGTTGGAATGATTTCCCAGAGACTTCGGCTagag GTGCTGAGGGCTCTACAAGTGAAGTACGGCTCCTTGTACGGCCGTGATAACGTTCTCCTCAGTgggactcacacacactgcgGTCCGGCCGGTTACTTCCAGTACACGCTCTTCATGATCACCAGCAAAGGTTACATCAAGGCCGCCATTCAGCCGCTAGTGGAGGGCATAGTCAGG AGCATTGATATCGCTCACCGGAACATGAGGCCAGGTCGGATCTACAGGAGCAGAGGAGAGCTGCAGGAGAGCAGCCTGAACAGAAGTCCTCACTCGTATGCCAACAACCCCAAGGACGAGAGGCTCAG GTATGACTCCAACACGGACAAACAGGTGGTGGTGCTGAAGTTCACCGACCAGGACGGAGACGGGATCGGGATGCTCAG CTGGTTTGCCGTTCATGCCGTTAGCATGAACTACACCAACCGAATGATTAGCAGCGACAACATGGGTTACGCCTCCTACCTGCTGGAACAGGACAAGAACCCTGGAGAGCTACCTGGACAG ggaGGTTTTGTGGCTGGCTTCTCTTCCAGTAACCTCGGTGACGTCAGTCCAAATATTAAAGGACCGCGCTGTATGAACACTGGACTGCCCTGTGACTACCTCAACAGCTCCTGTCCTGTGGGAGGA ACAAAGATGTGTAAGGCGTTCGGACCTGGAGAAGACATGTTTGAAAGCACGAGAATCATCGGGCACAACATCTACCTGAAGGCCAAG gaGCTGTACTCAAACGCAGTGGAGGAAGTGACCGGCTCCGTTCAATCTGCTCATCAGTGGGTCAACATGACAGATGTGACAGTTCAGATCAAcgaaacacacaca gCGCGCACGTGTAAACCTGCTCTCGGCCACAGTTTTGCCGCAGGAACCACAGACGGAGGAGGAGACCTGAACTTCACTCAGG GTGCTGTTGAAGGAGATCCATTCTGGGATGGGATCAGAGATGCTCTGGTCGGCCCGCCGTCCAATGAGACACAGGAGTGTCATCACCCCAAACCAATCCTGTTCAGCACTGGAGAG atgaacTGGCCTCTGCCTTGGCATCCTCAGATTGTTGACGTTCAGATCATCACCATCGGATCCGTCGCTATCGTTGCCATTCCCGGAGAAATGAC cACCATGTCAGGGAGGAGGCTGCGAGAAGCTGTTACACAG GAGCTGCAATCGGAGGGATCCTTCCTGGACTCTGAGGTTGTGATTGCCGGCCTCAgtaacatttacacacattacaTCACCACCTATGAGGAATACCAG GTTCAGCGGTACGAAGGAGCATCGACTATCTTCGGTCCGCACACACTCAGTGCATATCTGCTGAAGTACCGAGGCCTCGCCAAAGCCATTGCAcag GACAGAGTCTCTGAACTCCCGTCTGGCCCCGAGCCACCGTTCTTTGAGGAAAACCTCTTCAATCTGCTCCCAGCGGCTCCAGTCGACAGAAAACCAGAGAACAGCAGCTTTGGAGACGTCTTAGAGGAAGTTTATCCCGTTTACAGACCG GGCGATGTTGTGTCTGTGACGTTCGTCGCAGGAAACCCTCGACACTCCGGAGATATC AGAGACAAGACATTTGTGACTGTGGAGATTTTCGACAACCGGACCAAAACCTGGGAGGTTATACATACAGATGCATCATGGGAAACCAG GTTCCACTGGCTCAAGGGTTCGGGTCAGCAGAGCAACGCCACAGTGGAATGGTTCATCCCTCCGACGGCGCCCCGCGGCTCCTACAGGATCCAACACTTCGGACATTTTAAGGGAAGGAAGAACTTTCTTAACTTCATTCAACCGTACAACGGATCATCGCAAGTCTTCACCGTCACCGACAGTTTCTACTACCACTGA